The proteins below come from a single Rhodohalobacter sp. SW132 genomic window:
- a CDS encoding aminotransferase class I/II-fold pyridoxal phosphate-dependent enzyme: MSLDFTDKEFEKYLRHASEIIQEIYADKLNRSVFAGQTPADIQSVFSEELPELEGDVERILEKVRRDVVGAATMNIGPRYYGYITGGGNQVAILADMISTALNQNSLKWHSSPISTELEKLVLKWVCQFIGYPDIAAGAILDGGSTANFNCLAVARKNMAPDHISEEGLYGQKPMTIYVSKEGHSSFDKAVDMLGIGKKYLRKIDTDSEFRIDPVKLEKQIVEDKNRGLQPICVIGIAGTTNTGAVDDLKTLAEVAERHQLWYHVDAAYGGPAAALSSVKELFTGLEQADSVVINPHKWLYVPFEAACILVKDAEQLRKTFSTIPDYLKSDDKSDGRTDLMEYQLPLTKSFKSLKVWMTLKAYGAQRLRETIQTDIDNAQYLVRLINSSDRFELMAPVPLSIACFRCISATKSESDTEQLNKKLIKAVEQDGRIFLTGTQIHGKTALRTCFINPRTTRNDVERIPRVILDLADTL; this comes from the coding sequence ATGAGTTTAGATTTTACGGATAAAGAATTTGAAAAGTATCTCCGGCATGCATCCGAAATTATCCAGGAGATCTACGCCGACAAACTCAACCGGTCAGTATTCGCGGGACAGACACCGGCTGATATTCAATCCGTTTTCAGTGAAGAACTGCCTGAACTGGAAGGAGACGTGGAGAGGATTCTTGAAAAAGTGAGGCGTGATGTTGTAGGTGCTGCAACGATGAATATCGGCCCGCGATATTACGGATATATTACCGGTGGTGGAAACCAGGTGGCCATCCTGGCTGATATGATAAGCACCGCACTCAATCAAAACAGTTTGAAGTGGCACTCCTCCCCTATCAGCACCGAATTGGAGAAACTGGTGCTTAAATGGGTATGCCAGTTTATTGGCTATCCTGACATTGCCGCCGGGGCAATACTGGATGGAGGATCTACTGCAAATTTCAACTGCCTTGCCGTAGCCAGAAAAAACATGGCGCCGGATCATATTTCTGAAGAGGGGTTATACGGCCAAAAACCGATGACCATCTATGTCTCTAAAGAGGGACACTCGAGCTTTGATAAAGCAGTTGACATGCTGGGGATCGGCAAAAAATACCTGCGTAAAATAGATACCGACAGCGAGTTCAGGATCGATCCGGTGAAACTTGAAAAACAGATAGTTGAGGACAAGAACCGTGGACTGCAGCCGATCTGTGTGATTGGAATTGCGGGCACTACCAACACCGGGGCTGTTGACGACCTAAAAACGCTTGCTGAGGTTGCTGAACGTCATCAGCTATGGTATCATGTTGACGCGGCCTACGGTGGCCCTGCAGCGGCGCTCAGCTCGGTTAAGGAGTTGTTCACCGGGCTGGAGCAGGCTGATTCCGTGGTTATCAATCCCCATAAATGGCTTTACGTTCCTTTTGAAGCTGCATGCATTCTGGTAAAAGATGCAGAACAATTAAGAAAAACGTTCAGCACCATCCCCGACTATCTCAAATCAGATGACAAGAGTGACGGTCGCACAGACCTGATGGAGTACCAGCTTCCGCTCACTAAAAGTTTCAAGTCGCTTAAGGTGTGGATGACATTGAAAGCATACGGAGCACAGCGCTTGCGAGAAACCATTCAGACGGATATCGACAATGCTCAATATCTGGTCAGGCTCATCAACAGCTCGGATCGTTTTGAACTCATGGCGCCGGTTCCTCTTTCTATTGCATGCTTTCGGTGCATCTCTGCTACAAAGTCAGAATCAGATACGGAGCAACTCAATAAAAAGCTGATAAAAGCAGTAGAGCAGGACGGACGTATCTTCCTTACGGGAACTCAGATTCATGGCAAAACAGCTCTCCGAACCTGTTTTATCAACCCCAGAACTACCCGAAATGATGTTGAGCGAATTCCCCGGGTGATTCTTGATCTGGCGGACACGCTTTAG
- a CDS encoding serine/threonine-protein kinase, with translation MDLTDTAISHYTITGKIGAGGMGVVYKARDTKLNRDVALKFLPDTSTVDAESQKRFLQEAQSIAQINHPNICQIYGIEEDDHGGRFIVMEYVDGVNLDEAFISSSGLQTRQPKGGSENTGTQKKPETRSELILDFAIQIARGLDAAHQKGVIHRDIKPANIMITDTGQVKILDFGLAKPSGVDDITRVGATLGTISYMSPEQIKGTGVDKQSDVWSFGVVLYQMVTGRLPFGGDYEHSIMYSVMNTDPPPIPNSDHQLSEQFIKLIERCLSKDVEGRYPSATELLEELLEIAGYSTVNVKLSSNEPKKPSSGKPALRTRKVLFGSGVLAILFLTVFMLFNRSDLLQSGSGTPGTELIHVAVLPFSNIGADPGRQVFADGLVETITSQLSRLEQFQTDLWVVPPGELRSHNITSAGEANRMFGVNYAIAGSLQPISDRLRLTITLIDSKNLRQINSAVVDVDASEVLELHNKSVENLLTMLNLELNQETIGVINEGKTTVPAAFELYVQGLGYLQKYEQKSENIDNAINAFNEAVAIDNDFALAHAGLGQAYWSKYENTRERTWINRAVEVSKIAYDLNNKLLQVNITRGMISSGTGNYEEAIQYFNDALSTDPTSADALLGLAEAYEYTGNYEQAESTYKRAIRLKPDYWAGYNYLGAFYYRNSNYDKAKEQFRRVIEVTPDNYRGYMNLGSMHYFTEQLEEARAMYEKSLDLEKTYSAASNLGTLYFIEGKYPESADMYTTAIEINDGNYVLWGNLASAYYWSPGKRNQSFSVYERALELAKEQNEINPNNPDIIINMAGYEARLGNKKQAITHVQQALEYAPESATIMYLAGSVYEQLGVRSKALTWIKSAMDAGYSRSDIVNQPELQELIRDPRFQEILKTEPR, from the coding sequence ATGGACTTGACTGACACAGCCATATCTCACTACACCATAACCGGAAAAATCGGTGCAGGTGGTATGGGCGTAGTTTACAAAGCGCGCGACACCAAACTCAACCGTGACGTTGCCCTAAAGTTTTTACCGGACACATCCACCGTTGATGCAGAATCCCAAAAACGATTTTTACAGGAAGCGCAATCCATCGCCCAAATCAACCATCCCAATATTTGCCAGATTTATGGTATAGAAGAGGATGACCACGGCGGCAGGTTTATCGTGATGGAGTATGTTGATGGCGTAAATCTTGACGAAGCCTTTATCAGTTCGTCCGGTCTCCAAACAAGGCAGCCGAAAGGAGGCTCAGAAAATACCGGCACGCAAAAAAAGCCTGAAACAAGATCTGAACTGATTCTGGATTTCGCGATTCAGATCGCTAGGGGTCTGGATGCGGCCCATCAGAAAGGAGTGATTCACCGCGATATCAAGCCGGCAAACATCATGATAACGGACACCGGTCAGGTAAAAATTCTGGATTTTGGATTGGCAAAACCTTCCGGAGTCGACGACATAACCCGGGTAGGTGCCACGCTGGGCACAATCTCCTATATGTCGCCTGAGCAGATTAAAGGCACCGGGGTTGATAAGCAATCAGATGTTTGGTCTTTTGGAGTTGTATTGTATCAGATGGTTACCGGGCGTCTGCCTTTTGGCGGAGATTACGAACACTCCATCATGTATTCGGTTATGAATACTGACCCGCCTCCCATACCAAATAGTGATCATCAGCTGTCCGAACAATTTATAAAGCTAATTGAACGATGCCTCTCAAAAGATGTGGAAGGCCGCTACCCATCAGCAACAGAACTGCTTGAAGAGCTGCTTGAGATTGCAGGTTATTCAACAGTGAATGTTAAGTTATCATCTAATGAACCGAAGAAGCCCAGTTCCGGAAAACCTGCTCTTCGAACAAGGAAAGTACTATTCGGATCAGGCGTTCTTGCAATTCTGTTTTTAACTGTATTTATGCTGTTCAATAGGTCTGACCTGTTGCAATCCGGTTCCGGTACACCCGGCACAGAGTTAATCCATGTGGCAGTTCTCCCTTTTTCCAACATTGGGGCTGATCCCGGACGCCAGGTATTTGCCGATGGTCTTGTGGAAACAATTACAAGCCAGCTCTCCCGTCTGGAACAGTTCCAGACCGATCTCTGGGTGGTGCCGCCCGGAGAGTTGCGAAGCCATAACATCACGAGCGCCGGAGAAGCCAACCGGATGTTTGGTGTGAACTATGCAATTGCCGGAAGTCTCCAGCCTATTAGTGATCGGCTTCGGCTGACAATTACGCTAATCGATTCAAAAAATCTTCGACAGATAAATTCGGCGGTTGTGGACGTTGATGCTTCCGAGGTTTTAGAACTGCATAACAAGTCTGTAGAAAACCTTTTGACTATGCTTAACCTCGAGCTGAACCAGGAAACCATCGGGGTGATAAACGAAGGTAAGACCACAGTCCCTGCTGCATTTGAACTCTATGTTCAGGGTCTCGGCTATCTTCAAAAATATGAGCAAAAATCAGAAAATATAGACAACGCCATCAATGCCTTCAATGAAGCTGTTGCGATAGATAACGATTTTGCACTTGCACACGCCGGTCTGGGACAAGCATACTGGAGTAAGTATGAAAATACCAGAGAGCGGACCTGGATTAACAGGGCTGTTGAGGTGAGTAAAATTGCCTATGACCTGAACAATAAACTCTTGCAGGTGAATATTACAAGGGGAATGATCAGTTCAGGAACAGGAAACTACGAAGAGGCAATACAATATTTTAATGACGCCCTGTCGACCGACCCCACCAGCGCCGATGCTCTTCTTGGGCTTGCCGAAGCTTATGAATATACAGGGAATTATGAGCAGGCCGAATCAACGTACAAGCGTGCCATTCGCCTGAAACCAGACTATTGGGCCGGATACAATTATTTGGGGGCTTTTTATTATCGAAACAGCAACTACGATAAAGCGAAGGAGCAGTTCAGGCGCGTGATAGAGGTCACACCCGATAATTACCGTGGCTATATGAACCTTGGCAGCATGCACTATTTTACTGAACAGCTTGAAGAAGCCCGGGCCATGTATGAAAAATCCCTTGATCTCGAAAAAACCTATAGCGCCGCTTCAAACCTTGGCACACTTTATTTTATAGAAGGGAAGTATCCGGAGTCGGCTGACATGTATACCACGGCTATTGAAATAAACGATGGTAATTATGTTTTGTGGGGGAACCTCGCAAGTGCCTACTATTGGTCTCCCGGTAAACGGAATCAATCGTTTTCCGTGTATGAACGTGCGCTTGAGTTGGCAAAAGAGCAGAATGAAATCAACCCCAACAATCCGGACATTATTATAAACATGGCCGGATACGAAGCCCGGCTCGGAAACAAGAAACAGGCAATAACACATGTGCAACAGGCACTTGAATATGCCCCTGAAAGTGCAACGATCATGTACCTGGCAGGCAGCGTTTATGAACAGCTGGGTGTTAGATCGAAAGCTCTGACATGGATCAAAAGCGCAATGGATGCCGGCTATTCGAGATCTGACATTGTAAATCAACCTGAACTTCAGGAGTTGATAAGAGATCCGCGTTTTCAGGAGATTTTAAAAACGGAGCCTCGCTGA
- a CDS encoding antibiotic biosynthesis monooxygenase — translation MHLRMVEAAVNKDGDLSLEHLYAEKIIPALEHTAGCIFAGLLQREDQPSHYISLTLWRNENDADSYVHSGEYQKNLQIIEHTLEESDKWKIQLSKDNIVEYTPVEIEPEVKSFTVAKHQDVLPPHLAAKSSYLRILSLKIKSGQEDEFKKIYSDEILPQLESVNGCQFAFLLDNSSHNGEMISLTIWDDAASLDYYEKEGLFNAFMGRLKHTLGDLYRWKMALKNRTKSATAVTSQDIGVSKYTMITGKKFE, via the coding sequence ATGCACTTACGAATGGTAGAAGCTGCCGTTAATAAAGATGGTGACCTGAGCCTGGAGCATCTTTATGCTGAAAAAATTATTCCGGCTCTTGAACATACGGCCGGGTGCATTTTTGCCGGACTGCTGCAGCGAGAGGACCAACCATCTCATTACATCTCTTTAACACTTTGGCGCAATGAAAACGATGCAGATAGCTATGTTCACTCCGGTGAATACCAAAAAAATTTACAGATAATAGAGCATACACTTGAGGAAAGTGATAAATGGAAAATTCAACTCTCCAAAGACAATATAGTCGAATACACCCCGGTAGAGATCGAACCGGAAGTAAAATCATTTACAGTCGCCAAACATCAGGATGTTCTGCCTCCCCATCTAGCGGCTAAGAGCAGCTACCTGAGAATTCTTTCTCTGAAAATTAAGTCAGGTCAGGAAGATGAGTTTAAAAAAATCTACAGTGATGAAATTTTGCCCCAATTGGAATCAGTCAATGGGTGTCAGTTTGCTTTTTTACTGGATAATTCCAGCCATAACGGGGAGATGATTTCCCTTACGATTTGGGATGATGCTGCTTCGTTAGATTACTACGAAAAAGAAGGGTTGTTTAATGCTTTTATGGGCCGGCTTAAGCACACGCTTGGCGACCTTTACAGGTGGAAAATGGCGCTCAAAAACCGCACGAAATCTGCTACAGCAGTAACCAGTCAGGATATTGGCGTGAGTAAATATACAATGATCACCGGCAAAAAATTTGAGTAA
- a CDS encoding nuclear transport factor 2 family protein — MKTKPTNLFLASLLIVSFLMTSCTQTQNQTQTSNPNVEVVQGIYDAFAAGDGGAVLATFSPDIVWNEAESNSLADGNPYEGPQAVAEGVFGRIGQEWEIFTLTDQTLYGVGEDMVMATGKYQGTHAVTGKSINAQHVHIWWFENGLVTQFQQYVDTKQLADAESE, encoded by the coding sequence ATGAAAACTAAGCCGACCAACCTCTTTTTAGCCTCTCTATTAATAGTTTCATTTTTAATGACATCATGCACTCAAACGCAAAATCAAACCCAAACAAGTAATCCAAATGTGGAGGTTGTTCAGGGAATATATGATGCGTTTGCAGCCGGGGATGGTGGGGCCGTACTGGCAACTTTTTCACCCGATATCGTTTGGAATGAAGCCGAAAGCAATTCCCTCGCGGATGGCAATCCTTATGAAGGCCCGCAGGCTGTTGCTGAAGGTGTATTTGGACGAATCGGCCAGGAATGGGAAATATTTACTCTCACCGATCAAACCCTGTACGGGGTTGGTGAAGATATGGTAATGGCTACAGGAAAATACCAGGGAACGCATGCTGTAACCGGAAAGTCGATCAATGCACAACACGTCCACATCTGGTGGTTTGAAAATGGACTGGTGACACAATTTCAACAATACGTGGATACCAAACAGCTTGCTGATGCGGAGTCGGAATAA
- a CDS encoding NAD-dependent epimerase/dehydratase family protein, translating to MKTAGIIGGSGYIGSYVTKRFLEENYSVKVTARDISKKKKYEHLKQLQSAENLAVVQADVTDIDSLRAFMDGCDIVVHTGTPFQLDVKDPIKELFEPTIKGTENFLALIQESGTVKQVVVVASVAAFNTGYPLPVEGLPADHLYTESDEPHLNEEGHPYCQAKYYADQVVRKFVVDHPQSDIDIVSVYPTGVMGPALSQRDDSTSMGLQYLFKNKIAPNPFMQMLYDSDMEFAIVDVRDVAEGIFRAATKGGLHGRQYYLSNESWKVSDISRMLNSAPVQEKCRFVYSGKRAEQELGITYKTAAASFNDYAAGI from the coding sequence ATGAAAACAGCAGGCATTATTGGCGGTTCAGGATATATCGGCAGCTACGTCACGAAACGATTTCTCGAAGAGAACTACAGCGTGAAGGTGACTGCAAGAGATATCTCTAAAAAGAAAAAATACGAGCATTTAAAGCAGCTTCAGAGTGCAGAAAACCTGGCCGTTGTTCAGGCCGACGTAACGGACATCGATTCCCTGAGGGCGTTTATGGATGGATGTGATATTGTAGTTCACACCGGAACGCCGTTTCAGCTGGACGTAAAAGATCCAATCAAAGAGCTCTTTGAGCCCACCATCAAAGGCACCGAGAATTTCCTGGCGCTCATCCAGGAATCCGGCACGGTAAAGCAAGTGGTGGTTGTGGCGTCCGTTGCCGCATTTAATACAGGGTATCCGTTGCCGGTTGAAGGGCTCCCGGCCGATCATCTTTACACCGAAAGTGATGAACCACACCTGAATGAAGAGGGGCATCCATATTGTCAGGCGAAATATTACGCTGACCAGGTTGTCCGGAAATTTGTAGTCGACCACCCGCAATCCGATATCGACATTGTAAGCGTGTACCCAACAGGAGTGATGGGTCCGGCTCTTTCACAGCGGGATGATTCCACATCCATGGGCCTGCAGTATCTGTTTAAAAACAAAATTGCCCCCAACCCATTTATGCAGATGCTTTATGACAGCGACATGGAATTTGCCATCGTGGATGTCCGCGATGTAGCCGAGGGAATTTTCAGAGCAGCCACCAAGGGGGGACTGCACGGCAGGCAATACTACCTGAGCAACGAGAGCTGGAAGGTGTCGGATATTTCAAGAATGCTGAACAGCGCGCCGGTTCAGGAGAAATGCAGATTTGTGTACAGCGGCAAACGTGCAGAGCAGGAGTTGGGCATTACGTATAAAACGGCGGCGGCATCTTTTAATGATTATGCGGCGGGTATTTAA
- a CDS encoding PP2C family protein-serine/threonine phosphatase has translation MKQNNSHNMLTDDQKRLEEENRRLRGAVDELAILNDLALAIGGSLDSEKIMRSIIGKSIRALGAEQGDITLIDENQANPTQTLVRSMITTSEHSPLHLNQNLLGWMQINKKPLLINEPENDSRFRSVEWDNTIRCLLSAPLMARSKLIGILTVYNKRAEGDAGFSESDQRLLSIISAQSAQVVENARFYEEEQAYQFMRKELELASSIQKKMLPTAPPQLEGYSIAGKNVTAQEVGGDYFDYIQMDEHRWAICLGDISGKGLPASLLMTNLQAILRGQTFHLVKPGEILKNANRQLYQSTNTEKFATLFLAILDTSSHTIHYSSAGHDYPFLMKNNGTHLRLKTGGLPLGMMDGVEYEEETIHLEEGDLLFIFSDGVTDVSNMEEKPLGEESVFKLLQNSHRLSESPDSLIKHVVDTCLNYCGKAQLFDDVTAVALKRTVTG, from the coding sequence ATGAAACAAAACAATTCCCATAATATGCTGACGGACGACCAGAAACGTCTTGAAGAAGAAAACAGACGCCTCAGGGGGGCCGTGGATGAACTGGCAATCCTGAACGATCTTGCCCTGGCTATCGGGGGTAGTCTGGATAGCGAAAAAATTATGCGGTCTATCATTGGCAAATCAATACGGGCACTTGGAGCTGAACAGGGGGATATTACGCTCATTGACGAAAATCAGGCAAATCCAACACAGACGCTCGTCAGAAGCATGATTACCACGAGCGAGCATTCTCCCCTGCACCTGAATCAGAATCTTCTGGGCTGGATGCAAATCAACAAGAAACCGCTGCTAATAAACGAGCCGGAAAACGATTCCCGGTTTCGAAGCGTGGAGTGGGATAACACTATCCGCTGCCTGTTAAGTGCTCCCCTGATGGCGAGGTCAAAATTGATTGGAATTCTTACCGTTTACAATAAGCGTGCTGAAGGCGACGCGGGGTTTTCAGAATCTGACCAGCGACTGCTTTCTATCATTTCGGCCCAGTCGGCCCAGGTCGTTGAAAATGCACGGTTCTACGAGGAGGAACAGGCGTATCAGTTTATGCGGAAGGAGCTTGAATTGGCGTCATCTATTCAGAAAAAGATGCTTCCAACGGCCCCGCCTCAACTCGAAGGTTACTCTATCGCGGGAAAAAATGTAACTGCCCAGGAGGTTGGCGGCGATTATTTTGACTACATCCAAATGGATGAACACCGATGGGCGATTTGCCTGGGGGATATCAGTGGTAAGGGCCTGCCCGCATCACTGTTGATGACAAACCTGCAGGCCATACTCCGCGGACAGACCTTTCACCTGGTCAAACCGGGTGAAATTCTTAAAAATGCCAACAGACAGCTTTATCAAAGCACAAATACTGAAAAGTTTGCGACCCTTTTCCTCGCCATTTTGGATACTTCAAGCCATACGATTCATTACTCAAGCGCCGGCCACGACTATCCATTTTTGATGAAAAATAACGGCACACACCTGAGGCTTAAAACAGGAGGCCTGCCGCTCGGAATGATGGACGGAGTGGAGTATGAAGAAGAGACGATACACCTCGAGGAAGGAGACCTGCTGTTTATATTTTCAGACGGCGTGACAGACGTTTCTAATATGGAAGAGAAACCGCTGGGTGAGGAGTCTGTTTTTAAATTGCTTCAAAATTCACATAGGCTCAGTGAATCGCCTGACAGCCTCATCAAACATGTGGTAGATACGTGCCTGAACTACTGCGGAAAGGCACAGCTTTTTGATGATGTCACTGCTGTTGCATTAAAGAGAACTGTAACCGGATAG
- the hslO gene encoding Hsp33 family molecular chaperone HslO, producing the protein MSLKEEFQFKDRLIKGIDLDGAFKISVVKTTDVVRTARKNHKLSLLNTVLLGRALTASMLLASELKGEERIKLRFEGKGPSGMIIAEANRVGEIRGYVQNPAAELMYSEPDTQLGDGLGLGLMTVSKILYNEAEPKTSTIELIQGDIISDVAHYMAQSEQVLSALLLDVSINDDGSVKESGGVLIQRLPDAEDSVMSTLQETVEKLPPVAKLLEDGKYIDEIMMMAGRPYSVKELDRQPVDFFCRCSPERFKDALSMLSYEELKDMKGESQEVVCHYCGNRLTISKDEIRDLAESAKAKLN; encoded by the coding sequence ATGTCGCTTAAAGAAGAATTTCAGTTCAAAGATCGGTTAATTAAAGGAATTGATCTGGATGGAGCTTTTAAAATATCGGTTGTGAAAACAACAGATGTTGTGAGAACTGCTCGCAAAAATCACAAGTTATCCCTTTTAAACACCGTGTTGCTTGGCAGGGCGCTGACAGCCTCCATGCTTCTGGCATCTGAGCTGAAGGGTGAAGAACGGATAAAGCTTCGCTTCGAGGGTAAAGGTCCATCTGGCATGATTATAGCCGAGGCTAATCGAGTGGGTGAAATCCGCGGATATGTCCAAAACCCGGCTGCAGAACTGATGTACAGCGAACCCGACACCCAGCTTGGCGACGGACTTGGTCTCGGTTTAATGACCGTATCGAAAATTCTGTATAACGAAGCCGAGCCAAAAACCAGCACCATTGAGCTCATTCAGGGTGATATTATTTCTGATGTGGCTCACTACATGGCGCAATCAGAACAGGTGCTTTCTGCGCTTCTGCTTGATGTATCCATCAACGATGACGGAAGCGTAAAAGAGTCCGGCGGAGTGTTGATTCAGCGATTGCCTGATGCAGAAGACTCCGTTATGTCTACACTGCAGGAGACGGTAGAAAAGCTGCCTCCCGTTGCCAAATTGCTTGAAGATGGTAAGTATATAGATGAGATTATGATGATGGCGGGCCGCCCCTATTCGGTAAAAGAGCTGGATCGCCAGCCCGTGGATTTTTTCTGCCGCTGCTCGCCCGAACGGTTCAAAGATGCGCTCTCTATGCTTAGCTATGAAGAGCTGAAAGATATGAAAGGTGAAAGCCAGGAAGTTGTGTGTCACTATTGCGGCAACCGCCTTACAATTTCTAAAGATGAGATACGTGATTTGGCAGAATCAGCAAAGGCAAAACTGAATTAA